The Natribaculum luteum genome contains the following window.
TGAACATCCTCAGCGTGTCGATCAACGGCGGGTGACTGGCGAGTAACGTAACTGACGAGTGGAATTCGGCTATCGATTTGGGTGGCAAAACGACGACTTTTCCCGATCTCGTTCGAGCGCTCGAGGGACGTGACCCGTCGGCGACGTGGCACCTCGGGGTTGTCCCCGGGGAAGCCCGCCTCCAGGACAAAACCGTATATTCGACGTGAACGCGGGGGGTTCCAGTCACCAGAAGTGTATATCCGGCTGTTTCTCGAGCGGCGTGGCAGCGAGACGTCCGGTCTATCGTCGTTCGTCGACCAGACCTTGTACGCGACGTGACGTTACACCGCTTTGGTCGACGTGTCGATAATTACTGTTCGGATCACGGAATATCAGCTTCAATTTCAGGGGCGACCGTCGAGCATTCGGCACGTAATCGCTGTAAATATCTGATTCCACTGACCGTCGTCCCGGTCGCCGTTCAGTTCGAAAACACCACGCCGTGACTCGAATCGCCACCACAACCAGGCTGACACGTCGTGAAACGATCGACCGCACTTATGCAACGAGTCGGGTAACAATTGGCCGCCCCGCGACAGGGGATACAGGAGTGAGAGACATGACTGACGACGTATACGAATCCGAACACGACATATCAGATGGATCGCGCCGATCGTTTATGAAGAAAGGTGCGCTCGCCGCGAGTGCACTCGCGCTCGGGGCGGGGGCCTCGAGCACGGCGACGGCACAGGATGCAGACCAAGTCCTGGTGTTCCCCTACCACTACATCCCGGAACAGGACCTCGACGTACTCACCGAACTCGAGCAGAGCACCACCATCAACCTGCTCCAGGTCGACGGCGAGACGGTCGACGAGATCAGCCAGCCCGACGAGTACAACGGGTACGCCGTCCGGTACGACATCGGGGAGGAGACGGCGGGCGCGACCGGCTTCCTCTTCTTGCGGAATGCGAGCCTGGACAGCGGTGACAGCGTGACCCTGTCGGCCGACGCCACGATGTTCAGTTCCGATCTGAACATCCTCAGCGTGTCGGTCAACGGCGACGGGGACAACGGAGACGACGAAGACGAGGACGAAGAAGAGGAAGCGGAAAACGACGCCGACAACGAAACCGAAGACGAAGACGGCGGCGTCACGGTCGAGACGGAAGTCGGCGAGGACAACGAAAGCAACGGCGCGTAACTACAATCGTCCGCCACGGGCGGCGTTCCGACGACGGCGCTGACCACTCTCCGACGACCGCGTTTTCGCCTTTTGACACGACGGAAGTGGTCGGCTCGCATCCCGTCGCGATCGGCGACCGACCCGTAATCTATCACCGACGATGGAGTGTCGGCAGATAGACTGACAGCGAGCGTGACTGACTGTCGACGCGACGAGATGGCACCACCGACGCGTCCGGACGAGCAACCGTGGATCCATTTTGGCGGCTATGCACGCTCACAACGTCGATGCACGGCCTCGAGCAGCCGGCGACTGATGCCGACAGACGAGTCGGGGTAGTGACCGTTTCCGTTATAACGCGTTCTTGGAACGGCTGAAACGATCGATATTGGGTCGAACGATCGCGTCGCCGTCACCGAATATCGATCGACGACCGACGACGACGCGGTCGGTTCGGCGAGAACGAGCCGAGACGTCGACGGCGACTGCCGATACGGGCAGCGAACGCCCATCGACGGGAATTTCGGCCGGCGACGTCACCATCTCGGAGCGAAGAATAGCCTCGCATGGCTGTCAAAAGACGTACTACTGTGGGTACAGCGCACGTAGGTTATCGGTACGCTGTGAAACGATCGACCGCACTTATGCGTCGACTCGAGAAACAATCGGGCGCCCCGACAGGGGACGAGAGTGAGAGACATGACAGACGAAACGTACGAATCCGAACACGACAGATCCGGAGATTCGCGCCGGTCGTTCATGAAGAAGAGCGCACTCGCGACGGGTGCCCTCGTTCTCGGTACCGGCGCCGCGAGTACGGCAGCCGCACAGGACGACGGAGACGTGCTGGTGTTCTCCTACGACTACCTCCCGAACCAGGACTTCGAAGTGCTCGCCCAGCTCGACCAGAGCACCACGATCAGCATCCTCGAGCTCGACGGCGAGGAGGTCGAGGAGATCGGCGGCGGCGACGACTACGACGGGTACGTCATCCGGTACGACATGGGCGAGGACACCGCTGGCGTCACCACGTTCCTCTTCACGGACGAGGCGAGTCTGAGTGAGGGCGACACCGAGACGATGTCGGCGGACGCGTCGATGCTCAGTTCCGATCTGAACATCCTCAGTGCGTCGCTGGGCGGCGGCGACGGAAACGGTGGCGACGAGGAAAACGGCGAAGAAAACGACACCGAGGAAGAAGACGGCGGGATGGCTGACAACGCCACCGAAGAGGACAACGAGACGAACACCACCGCCTGATCCCTCGTTTCGGCCATTTCACCCCTTCTTCGCAACGTGACGAATAATCGCCCGTACTGTCGAGAGTACGGAAAGTGACATCCTCACCCGCCCCAACGGGCGGGATTCTCTCGCTGTTTAACGATAGTATTGCGCCGGTAGTTTCGATCTTCCGGTTATCCGTAACGTGACTGTCGAGCCGATCGTACCGGACGCGAGCCAGTCGGACGCATCGACGTCAGTGACAGTTTCCGTTCCGGGACTGCGAGAGGAA
Protein-coding sequences here:
- a CDS encoding twin-arginine translocation signal domain-containing protein, producing MTDDVYESEHDISDGSRRSFMKKGALAASALALGAGASSTATAQDADQVLVFPYHYIPEQDLDVLTELEQSTTINLLQVDGETVDEISQPDEYNGYAVRYDIGEETAGATGFLFLRNASLDSGDSVTLSADATMFSSDLNILSVSVNGDGDNGDDEDEDEEEEAENDADNETEDEDGGVTVETEVGEDNESNGA
- a CDS encoding twin-arginine translocation signal domain-containing protein, whose protein sequence is MTDETYESEHDRSGDSRRSFMKKSALATGALVLGTGAASTAAAQDDGDVLVFSYDYLPNQDFEVLAQLDQSTTISILELDGEEVEEIGGGDDYDGYVIRYDMGEDTAGVTTFLFTDEASLSEGDTETMSADASMLSSDLNILSASLGGGDGNGGDEENGEENDTEEEDGGMADNATEEDNETNTTA